A region from the Arthrobacter roseus genome encodes:
- the rsmG gene encoding 16S rRNA (guanine(527)-N(7))-methyltransferase RsmG — translation MSDGVLAGAEMAAAQRIFGDGLPLAERYVRHLATSGIERGLLGPREIPRLWGRHVLNCAVVAELIATDARVTDVGSGAGLPGMTFAIARPDLELTLVEPLDRRVQWLQEVVADLGLPNVRILRGRAEQFVGQITADVVTARAVSALTNLASLTMPLLKGGGEVIAIKGRSAQLEVEKAEKIIRKLGGTSVEIQTVGEDLLEQPTTVVRIKVVRRRSS, via the coding sequence ATGAGTGACGGTGTATTGGCCGGTGCCGAAATGGCTGCCGCGCAGAGAATTTTCGGCGATGGACTCCCGCTGGCTGAGCGCTATGTCCGTCACCTCGCTACCAGCGGCATAGAGCGTGGGCTGCTTGGCCCCCGCGAGATCCCGCGCTTGTGGGGGCGTCACGTACTCAATTGTGCCGTGGTCGCGGAGCTGATTGCTACAGACGCACGCGTTACCGATGTGGGCAGCGGCGCTGGGTTGCCCGGGATGACATTCGCGATCGCGAGGCCGGACCTTGAGTTGACACTTGTCGAGCCCCTCGATCGCCGAGTCCAGTGGCTTCAGGAAGTCGTGGCCGACCTGGGACTGCCGAATGTGCGCATTCTTCGGGGAAGAGCGGAGCAATTTGTTGGTCAGATCACCGCTGATGTCGTAACGGCGCGGGCTGTATCGGCACTGACTAATCTCGCGTCTCTGACCATGCCGCTTCTCAAGGGTGGCGGTGAAGTAATCGCCATCAAGGGACGAAGCGCACAGTTGGAAGTGGAGAAGGCCGAGAAGATCATTCGAAAGCTCGGCGGCACCAGCGTTGAGATCCAAACGGTTGGGGAAGACCTGCTTGAGCAGCCAACCACCGTGGTGAGGATAAAGGTTGTTAGACGTCGTTCGTCATGA
- a CDS encoding protein jag, with translation MTTEESTDSTETAQDEETTPVSRLEEEGDVAADYLEELLDIADMDGDIDIEVRNGRTYISVLSEEDDNSSLDSLVGRDGEVLEALQELARLSVLTSTGNRSRLVLDITGYREERGEELQQLAEKAVDDVKETHEPVSLKPMSAYERKIVHDVVAELGLISESHGEGSRRHIVVSLPED, from the coding sequence ATGACGACAGAGGAATCCACAGACTCGACCGAGACCGCTCAGGACGAGGAAACCACACCCGTGAGCCGACTTGAGGAAGAGGGCGACGTAGCCGCTGACTACCTCGAAGAACTCCTGGATATCGCTGATATGGATGGCGATATCGATATCGAGGTCCGCAATGGACGAACTTACATCTCGGTCCTTTCTGAAGAGGATGACAACAGCAGCCTTGATAGCCTCGTTGGACGTGATGGTGAAGTGCTCGAAGCTCTTCAGGAGCTCGCTCGGTTATCGGTGCTGACCTCAACCGGTAATCGTTCGCGGCTGGTACTGGACATCACCGGTTACCGCGAAGAGCGTGGTGAAGAACTCCAGCAACTCGCGGAGAAGGCAGTGGATGACGTCAAGGAGACGCACGAACCGGTCTCGCTGAAGCCCATGAGTGCCTACGAGCGGAAGATTGTTCATGACGTGGTTGCCGAACTAGGGCTAATTTCGGAATCCCACGGTGAGGGTTCTCGGCGCCACATTGTGGTTTCTCTTCCGGAAGACTGA
- the yidC gene encoding membrane protein insertase YidC: MGFLDTILSPFQWLVSWVMQAFHELFTFLGMESGSGWTWTLSIVGLVLVIRAALIPIFVKQIKAQRGMQALQPDLRKLQQKYKGKTDQLSRQAMTQEQMALYKKHGTNPFAACLPILIQMPFFFALFRVLNGVSGASDEGRSIGALSAEAVKQFDAATIFGAPLSSTFLGSFGGNGNISVILLSIVMILAMTASQFITQKQIMAKNMSEEAMQSPFMKQQKMMLYILPVVFGIGGINFPIGVLVYWTTTNIWTMVQQFYVIRRMPTPGSPAAKALAERRARKGLPMVPLLGEKKNSEPVEEITPAPRVQRVQPQRKKRKRK, encoded by the coding sequence ATGGGTTTCCTGGACACAATACTGTCCCCATTCCAATGGCTGGTCTCATGGGTGATGCAGGCCTTCCACGAGTTGTTCACCTTTTTGGGAATGGAGTCTGGTTCGGGATGGACCTGGACCTTGTCCATTGTTGGACTGGTTCTGGTGATCCGTGCGGCATTGATTCCCATCTTCGTGAAGCAAATCAAGGCGCAACGTGGAATGCAGGCACTTCAGCCTGATCTTCGGAAACTTCAGCAGAAGTACAAGGGTAAAACAGACCAGCTGTCGCGTCAGGCAATGACGCAGGAGCAGATGGCGCTCTACAAGAAGCACGGCACTAACCCCTTTGCCGCGTGTCTGCCCATCCTTATCCAGATGCCGTTCTTCTTCGCGCTGTTCAGAGTACTCAATGGTGTCTCGGGTGCGAGTGATGAAGGTCGTTCCATCGGCGCGCTCAGCGCTGAGGCTGTCAAACAATTCGATGCCGCGACCATATTTGGTGCCCCACTATCGTCGACTTTCTTGGGCTCGTTCGGTGGAAACGGCAACATCAGCGTCATTTTGCTCTCGATTGTCATGATTCTCGCCATGACGGCTTCGCAGTTCATCACGCAGAAGCAGATCATGGCCAAGAACATGTCTGAAGAGGCCATGCAGAGCCCCTTCATGAAGCAGCAGAAGATGATGCTGTATATTCTCCCGGTCGTGTTCGGAATCGGTGGTATCAACTTCCCCATCGGCGTGCTGGTTTACTGGACCACCACGAATATCTGGACCATGGTCCAGCAGTTCTACGTCATTCGTCGTATGCCCACCCCTGGATCACCTGCTGCCAAGGCGCTGGCGGAGCGTCGTGCCCGGAAGGGACTGCCCATGGTCCCCCTACTCGGCGAAAAGAAGAATTCCGAGCCGGTTGAAGAGATCACCCCCGCCCCCAGAGTGCAGCGGGTCCAGCCACAGCGTAAGAAGAGGAAAAGGAAATGA
- the yidD gene encoding membrane protein insertion efficiency factor YidD, with protein MARFLSAAVVRALRFVYGCPRLVIMGFLSVYRKVISPLYGPVCRFFPSCSAYALEAVTVHGAVKGCWLAARRLAKCHPWNLGGVDPVPAGNRTWNHEDIPRILVLNHPVIPADIDSRKTA; from the coding sequence ATGGCTAGATTCCTCTCTGCGGCCGTGGTCCGAGCTTTGCGATTTGTCTACGGATGTCCACGGCTTGTGATCATGGGTTTCCTTTCGGTATATCGCAAGGTCATTTCGCCGCTTTATGGTCCTGTCTGCCGCTTTTTCCCTTCTTGCTCTGCGTACGCACTCGAAGCAGTGACCGTGCACGGGGCCGTCAAAGGTTGTTGGTTGGCGGCCAGACGGCTGGCCAAGTGTCATCCTTGGAACCTAGGTGGCGTTGATCCCGTGCCAGCTGGTAACCGCACCTGGAATCACGAAGACATTCCACGCATCTTGGTGCTGAATCACCCTGTCATTCCGGCAGACATAGACAGCCGCAAGACGGCTTGA
- the rnpA gene encoding ribonuclease P protein component yields the protein MLAKRRRIRTSADFSNAVRSGSRYGRRNVVVYAAARESAEPSRFGFIVSKAVGNAVARNVVKRRLRECAALSLANVANGVDVVVRALPPAAEAEWTEIEADFNSALSKVVSRLEERKVP from the coding sequence GTGCTTGCCAAGCGTCGGCGGATTCGAACGTCAGCTGACTTTTCCAACGCCGTACGTTCCGGTTCCCGCTATGGGCGCCGGAACGTGGTCGTATATGCGGCGGCGAGGGAATCAGCGGAACCCAGCCGCTTTGGATTCATTGTGTCCAAAGCGGTAGGGAACGCTGTAGCCCGTAACGTCGTTAAGAGAAGGCTACGTGAATGCGCAGCCTTGTCTTTGGCGAATGTGGCCAACGGCGTGGATGTTGTTGTTCGGGCATTACCGCCAGCAGCAGAAGCTGAGTGGACAGAAATCGAGGCAGACTTTAACAGTGCCTTGTCCAAGGTAGTGAGTCGTTTGGAAGAGAGGAAAGTGCCGTGA
- the rpmH gene encoding 50S ribosomal protein L34 encodes MSKRTFQPNNRRRAKKHGFRLRMRTRAGRAILAARRGKGRIELSA; translated from the coding sequence GTGAGCAAGCGGACTTTTCAGCCGAATAATCGCCGTCGTGCCAAAAAGCACGGCTTCCGCCTTCGCATGCGTACCCGCGCAGGGCGTGCAATCCTTGCCGCACGTCGCGGTAAGGGACGCATCGAACTTTCGGCCTAA
- the dnaA gene encoding chromosomal replication initiator protein DnaA, which produces MGANEHDDLGSAWRTVLRSLDHDGRVTPRQRGFVILAQAQGLIGTTLLIAVPNELTREVLQSQLKDSLDDALREVFEEDIQCAFVIDPALTPTADAEPEATVERIPVTKPRPEPAPSPALPSDNQESGRLNPKYLFDTFVIGSSNRFAHAAAVAVAEAPAKAYNPLFIYGDSGLGKTHLLHAIGHYAQHLYTGIRVRYVNSEEFTNDFINSIRYDEGTSFKQLYRNVDILLIDDIQFLSGKEATQEEFFHTFNALHNHNKQVVITSDQPPKLLSGFEDRMRSRFEWGLLTDIQPPELETRIAILRKKAISEGLSAPDDVLEYIASKISTNIRELEGALIRVTAFASLNRQTVDMGLAEIVLKDLITDDGAREITASVIIGQTASYFQISLEELCSKSRTRTLVTARQIAMYLCRELTDMSLPKIGQELGGRDHTTVIHADRKIRQLMAERRVIYNQVTELTNRIKQQQREK; this is translated from the coding sequence TTGGGCGCGAACGAACACGATGATCTAGGGAGTGCCTGGCGCACCGTCCTGCGGTCGCTGGATCATGATGGCCGGGTGACTCCACGACAGCGTGGATTTGTCATTTTGGCCCAGGCACAGGGTCTTATCGGCACAACGTTGTTGATCGCTGTTCCCAATGAATTGACGCGCGAAGTACTCCAATCCCAGCTCAAGGATTCTCTTGATGATGCTCTCCGCGAAGTCTTCGAAGAAGATATTCAATGCGCTTTCGTCATCGACCCAGCCCTTACACCTACTGCGGATGCCGAACCGGAGGCAACAGTTGAGCGGATTCCCGTCACAAAACCTCGTCCTGAACCAGCTCCATCACCGGCGTTGCCCAGCGATAATCAAGAATCTGGCCGGTTGAATCCGAAGTATCTCTTCGACACCTTCGTCATTGGATCGTCAAACAGATTTGCTCATGCGGCCGCCGTGGCAGTTGCCGAAGCGCCAGCCAAGGCCTACAACCCACTGTTTATCTATGGCGATTCCGGTCTCGGTAAGACACACCTTCTGCATGCCATCGGCCACTACGCCCAGCACCTCTACACAGGCATCCGAGTCAGGTATGTAAATTCGGAAGAGTTCACCAATGACTTCATCAACTCCATCCGGTACGACGAGGGAACGAGCTTCAAACAGCTGTACCGGAACGTCGATATCCTCCTCATCGACGACATCCAGTTCCTCTCCGGTAAGGAAGCCACCCAAGAGGAGTTCTTTCACACGTTCAATGCCCTCCACAATCACAACAAACAGGTAGTCATTACCTCGGATCAGCCTCCGAAGTTGCTTTCCGGGTTTGAAGATCGGATGCGGTCGAGGTTCGAATGGGGTCTTCTAACTGACATTCAGCCTCCCGAGCTGGAAACTCGCATCGCGATACTTCGGAAAAAGGCCATCAGTGAAGGCCTTTCTGCACCCGATGATGTGCTGGAATACATTGCATCCAAGATCTCCACGAACATCCGCGAACTTGAGGGCGCCCTTATCCGGGTTACCGCGTTCGCAAGCCTGAACAGGCAGACCGTCGATATGGGTCTGGCTGAAATTGTCCTCAAGGACCTCATTACCGACGATGGCGCGCGGGAGATCACCGCATCGGTAATCATTGGCCAGACTGCATCCTACTTTCAGATCAGCCTTGAGGAACTGTGCAGCAAATCACGCACACGCACCCTCGTGACCGCCCGACAAATTGCCATGTATCTGTGTCGGGAACTGACAGATATGTCCCTACCAAAAATCGGTCAGGAACTTGGCGGACGCGATCACACCACCGTGATCCATGCGGATCGTAAGATCCGCCAACTCATGGCTGAACGCCGCGTCATTTACAACCAGGTCACCGAACTCACCAACCGCATCAAGCAGCAGCAGCGTGAAAAGTAG
- the dnaN gene encoding DNA polymerase III subunit beta → MKFRVERDVLAEAVTWTARSLSPRPPVPVLSGLLIKAENGSVSLASFDYEISARLRIPADISEEGSILVSGRLLADICRSLPSAPVEVITDGSKVTLMCRSSRFNLSTMPVGEYPELPALPDVSGVVDGEAFSQAVSQVIIAASRDDTLPILTGVRMEIEDNLITFLATDRYRLALREVSWKPTTPGISTSVLVKAKTLNEVARTLGSAGDLNIALSDDNELIGFESGGRRTTSLLVDGDYPKIRSLFPETTPIHATVETSSLVEAVRRVSLVAERNTAVRMAFTEGQVTLDAGTGEDAQASEAIEASLIGDDITVAFNPQYLSEGLNAFSSKYVRFSFTTPPKPAVVSAQKELNGDDQDDYKYLLMPVRLSNH, encoded by the coding sequence GTGAAGTTCAGAGTTGAGCGGGATGTACTGGCCGAAGCCGTTACGTGGACAGCCCGTTCACTGTCACCCCGCCCGCCGGTTCCAGTTCTCTCAGGGTTGCTCATCAAAGCGGAAAACGGTTCCGTGAGCCTTGCTAGTTTCGATTATGAAATTTCGGCTCGTTTACGGATCCCGGCCGACATCTCCGAAGAAGGATCGATTCTTGTCTCGGGACGCCTTCTGGCAGATATCTGTCGTAGCCTCCCATCGGCTCCGGTTGAAGTGATAACTGATGGTTCCAAGGTGACGCTCATGTGTCGTAGCAGCCGCTTCAACCTTTCAACCATGCCTGTGGGAGAGTACCCGGAGCTCCCTGCTCTGCCTGACGTCAGCGGGGTTGTCGACGGTGAAGCATTCTCACAAGCCGTTTCACAGGTCATCATCGCTGCAAGTCGCGATGACACTCTGCCGATTCTTACCGGAGTCCGGATGGAGATCGAGGATAACCTCATTACATTCTTGGCAACGGACCGATACCGTTTGGCATTACGTGAGGTCTCCTGGAAGCCAACGACGCCGGGTATTTCAACATCTGTACTCGTTAAGGCCAAAACTCTGAACGAAGTTGCTCGAACGCTGGGATCGGCAGGGGATCTGAACATAGCGCTCTCGGATGACAACGAACTCATCGGGTTCGAAAGTGGTGGGCGGCGGACAACATCTCTGCTCGTGGATGGGGATTATCCAAAGATTAGGTCGTTGTTTCCCGAGACCACACCTATCCACGCAACGGTTGAGACCAGCAGCCTTGTCGAGGCCGTGCGGCGGGTCTCACTAGTCGCGGAGCGGAACACAGCAGTGCGCATGGCCTTTACCGAAGGTCAGGTAACTCTTGACGCCGGAACTGGCGAGGATGCCCAGGCCTCAGAGGCCATTGAGGCCTCTCTAATCGGTGATGACATCACCGTGGCTTTCAATCCGCAGTACCTCAGTGAGGGACTGAACGCGTTCTCCAGCAAGTATGTTCGGTTCTCTTTTACCACTCCGCCGAAGCCCGCTGTTGTATCGGCCCAGAAAGAATTGAACGGCGATGACCAAGACGACTATAAATATCTCCTAATGCCTGTGAGATTGTCGAATCATTAG
- the gnd gene encoding phosphogluconate dehydrogenase (NAD(+)-dependent, decarboxylating) → MHIGLIGLGKMGANMRDRLREAGIDVTGYDRKPEISDAASVVDMIQKIPSRRIIWVMVPSGEVTDSVITELSENLDPGDMVIDGGNSRFTEDQKHFALLSKKKISFLDCGVSGGVWGLKNGYGLMAGGDAEDIERAMPIFDALRPEGEREESFVHVGDSGAGHYAKMVHNGIEYGLMQAYAEGYELLEAKDIIKNVHGTFRAWQQGTVVRSWLLDLMVQALEEDPRLERIAGYVEDSGEGRWTVEEAVANAVPAPVISAALFARFASRQDDSPAMKMVSALRNQFGGHAVRAAAVKQPEDKQVPDLPE, encoded by the coding sequence ATGCATATTGGTCTCATCGGACTTGGAAAAATGGGAGCGAACATGCGAGACCGGCTCCGTGAGGCCGGGATTGATGTCACCGGCTATGACCGCAAACCGGAGATCTCGGATGCGGCGAGTGTTGTCGATATGATTCAGAAAATACCGTCCCGCCGCATCATCTGGGTCATGGTTCCTTCTGGTGAGGTCACCGATTCGGTTATTACCGAACTGAGTGAGAATCTCGATCCCGGCGATATGGTGATCGACGGCGGAAACTCACGCTTTACTGAAGACCAAAAACACTTCGCGCTGTTGTCGAAGAAGAAGATCTCTTTTCTGGACTGCGGGGTATCCGGTGGTGTCTGGGGACTCAAGAACGGCTATGGTCTGATGGCTGGCGGTGATGCAGAGGATATTGAGCGGGCCATGCCCATCTTCGATGCGTTGAGACCCGAGGGAGAACGTGAAGAGAGCTTTGTCCATGTAGGTGATTCTGGTGCGGGCCATTACGCAAAGATGGTTCATAACGGTATTGAGTATGGTCTGATGCAGGCATATGCCGAAGGCTATGAACTTCTTGAAGCCAAAGACATCATCAAAAATGTGCATGGTACATTCCGCGCCTGGCAGCAGGGAACCGTTGTTCGCTCCTGGTTGCTTGACCTCATGGTTCAGGCGCTGGAAGAAGACCCTAGACTGGAGAGAATTGCTGGGTACGTAGAGGATTCTGGAGAAGGTCGGTGGACTGTCGAAGAGGCTGTGGCCAACGCTGTGCCAGCACCTGTCATTTCTGCAGCGCTTTTTGCCCGGTTTGCCTCACGCCAGGATGATTCGCCTGCAATGAAGATGGTCTCGGCGTTGAGGAACCAGTTCGGTGGACATGCAGTTAGGGCTGCCGCGGTCAAGCAACCTGAGGACAAGCAGGTTCCTGATCTTCCGGAGTGA
- the recF gene encoding DNA replication/repair protein RecF (All proteins in this family for which functions are known are DNA-binding proteins that assist the filamentation of RecA onto DNA for the initiation of recombination or recombinational repair.) — MFLELLSLSDFRTYEQLDVRLTVGATVFVGPNGIGKTNILEAMGYLSTLSSHRVSSDAPLIRFGSERALIRAKMIRGGQTSSLELEINGSKANRARINRGNPGRARDVLGICRTVMFAPEDLALVKGDPGIRRRFLDELMVSLVPHHAATRTDYERVLKQRNALLKSSRGGRFTSGHEATLDVWDQHMAQAAARLLHARIDVLKQLEPHFARAYGELTDGSKAARAVYQSSLEITEDEDAKVGIQRGDSPPGRPVGSIEDTTLRYLEAFCTVRKKELERGISLVGPHRDDIQLVLGSAPAKGFASHGESWSVALSLRIGSYYLLCEDDPAPGATPVLMLDDVFAELDRQRRTKLAAIVSTAEQVLLTAAVLEDIPETLEARRVNVVAGGISE; from the coding sequence ATGTTCTTAGAGCTGTTGTCGTTGTCAGATTTCCGTACTTACGAGCAGTTGGACGTGAGGCTGACGGTTGGGGCCACGGTTTTTGTAGGTCCCAATGGGATTGGGAAAACCAATATCCTTGAGGCAATGGGATACCTTTCCACGCTGAGTTCACACAGGGTTAGTTCAGATGCTCCCCTGATCCGGTTCGGCTCTGAACGGGCGCTGATTCGCGCAAAAATGATCCGCGGTGGACAGACGTCATCACTGGAACTTGAGATCAACGGGAGCAAAGCCAACCGGGCTCGGATAAATAGAGGGAATCCGGGCAGAGCCAGGGATGTGTTGGGCATCTGCAGAACAGTAATGTTTGCCCCTGAGGATTTGGCACTGGTTAAAGGTGATCCAGGAATTCGGCGGCGCTTTCTGGATGAGCTGATGGTTTCCCTCGTTCCACACCACGCGGCGACACGCACAGACTATGAGCGAGTTCTGAAACAGCGAAATGCGCTGTTGAAGTCCTCCAGAGGTGGTCGCTTCACCTCGGGTCACGAGGCCACTCTTGACGTCTGGGATCAGCACATGGCGCAGGCAGCGGCTCGGTTGTTGCACGCACGCATCGATGTATTGAAACAGTTGGAACCTCATTTTGCTAGGGCATATGGTGAGCTGACGGACGGTTCCAAAGCGGCGCGCGCAGTGTATCAATCCAGTCTGGAGATCACCGAAGACGAGGATGCGAAGGTGGGAATCCAAAGAGGAGACTCTCCACCGGGTAGGCCTGTGGGGTCCATCGAAGACACAACACTGAGGTATCTCGAAGCTTTTTGCACTGTTCGAAAGAAGGAACTGGAACGCGGTATTTCGCTCGTTGGTCCCCACCGTGATGATATCCAATTGGTTTTGGGTTCCGCACCGGCAAAAGGTTTTGCGTCGCACGGTGAGAGCTGGTCTGTCGCCTTGTCTCTTCGAATTGGTTCCTACTATCTGTTGTGTGAAGATGATCCCGCTCCGGGTGCTACACCCGTGCTGATGCTTGACGACGTTTTTGCTGAGCTCGATCGGCAGCGGCGGACAAAGCTTGCGGCCATAGTTTCAACCGCGGAGCAGGTTCTGCTGACAGCTGCGGTGCTGGAGGACATCCCTGAAACCCTTGAAGCCCGTCGTGTGAACGTGGTGGCCGGTGGTATCAGTGAGTGA
- a CDS encoding DUF721 domain-containing protein, whose product MSEDNEPADDTKDSGEPEYSEIDAAQALLNRMREASVARGNTRTPAGRRRHPTKGSRQGRNGGVAAGEYVGRDPQGLGTVFNRLLGERGWKSPVAVGSVLSRWDELVGPDVAAHCRPESFENNTVQVRCDSTTWATQLRLLRTSLLHRFEKELGSGVVTVIDVLGPTAPNWRRGKRSVNGRGPRDTYG is encoded by the coding sequence GTGAGTGAGGATAATGAGCCGGCCGATGACACGAAGGACTCCGGTGAGCCGGAGTATTCTGAGATCGATGCGGCGCAAGCACTGCTCAACCGCATGCGAGAAGCATCAGTTGCACGGGGAAATACCAGGACACCGGCGGGTCGGCGTCGTCATCCAACGAAAGGTTCTCGGCAGGGGCGGAACGGTGGGGTGGCCGCAGGAGAATATGTTGGACGCGATCCTCAGGGACTCGGGACGGTGTTCAACCGCTTGTTGGGAGAACGTGGATGGAAATCTCCAGTGGCCGTTGGATCGGTATTGTCTCGGTGGGATGAACTGGTGGGACCGGATGTGGCAGCTCACTGTCGTCCGGAAAGCTTCGAAAACAACACTGTCCAGGTCAGATGTGATTCGACCACGTGGGCCACTCAGCTGCGTCTTTTGAGAACAAGTCTGCTGCACCGCTTTGAGAAGGAGCTGGGTTCGGGCGTCGTCACGGTGATTGACGTCTTGGGCCCAACTGCGCCGAATTGGCGGCGCGGCAAACGCAGTGTCAATGGCAGAGGGCCACGGGACACGTACGGATAG
- the gyrB gene encoding DNA topoisomerase (ATP-hydrolyzing) subunit B: protein MANDNNVDLSSPGEATSPHEYGASDITVLEGLEAVRKRPGMYIGSTGPRGLHHLVSEVVDNSVDEALAGYCDHIEITLQHDGGVSVVDNGRGIPVDMHPTEGRPTVQVVMTILHAGGKFGGGGYAVSGGLHGVGISVVNALSARVETVVRRQGFTWYQSFENGGMPKGDLRKGEATEETGTTQTFYPDAGIFDSVEFDFETLRARFQQMAFLNKGLRITLTDERQVEVGDEVAEDLDATDVAEEVKTAEEPKYRVVDYCYKNGLLDYVNHLNSAKRVEIVHEDVIAFETEDTERKIALEVAMQWTTAYSESVHTYANTINTHEGGTHEEGFRAALTSLINRYAREKGILKEKEDNLTGDDIREGLTAVISVKMAEPQFEGQTKTKLGNSEAKGFVQRAVTDELGDWLERNPVSGRNVIRKAQQASQARLAARKARDNARRKSPLESFGMPGKLSDCSSKDPAKCEVYIVEGDSAGGSAKRGRDPHTQAILPLRGKILNVERARLDRALGNTEVQSMITAFGTGIGEDFDLSKLRYHKIVLMADADVDGQHITTLLMTLLFRYMRPLIENGHVYLSQPPLYRIKWSNHAHDYVYSDKERDAVIAKGLASNQRLPKDNGIQRYKGLGEMDYTELWDTTMDPDHRTLLQVTMDDAAAADEIFAVLMGEDVESRRNFIQQNAKDVRFLDI, encoded by the coding sequence GTGGCTAACGACAACAACGTGGACCTTTCCAGCCCGGGTGAGGCTACCAGCCCTCACGAATACGGTGCCAGCGACATTACGGTTCTCGAAGGTCTCGAGGCGGTACGCAAACGTCCCGGAATGTATATCGGTTCCACGGGTCCGCGCGGGTTGCACCACTTGGTTTCTGAAGTCGTGGACAACTCTGTTGATGAAGCACTGGCCGGGTATTGCGACCACATCGAGATCACGCTCCAGCACGACGGCGGCGTGAGTGTTGTTGATAACGGCCGCGGTATTCCGGTGGACATGCACCCCACCGAGGGCCGGCCCACAGTCCAGGTTGTTATGACCATCCTCCATGCGGGCGGTAAATTTGGCGGCGGTGGATATGCGGTTTCCGGTGGACTTCACGGTGTGGGTATATCTGTGGTCAATGCGCTTTCCGCCAGAGTTGAGACGGTCGTCCGCAGACAGGGTTTCACCTGGTACCAGTCGTTCGAGAACGGCGGCATGCCCAAGGGGGATCTCCGCAAGGGCGAAGCAACCGAGGAGACTGGAACCACTCAGACGTTCTACCCGGATGCGGGGATCTTTGATTCCGTCGAGTTCGACTTTGAGACGTTGCGGGCCCGTTTTCAGCAGATGGCCTTCCTCAACAAGGGTTTGCGCATCACCCTCACAGATGAGCGCCAAGTAGAGGTCGGCGATGAGGTAGCAGAAGACCTGGACGCTACAGATGTCGCAGAAGAAGTCAAAACTGCCGAGGAGCCAAAGTACCGTGTAGTGGATTACTGCTATAAGAACGGACTGCTGGATTACGTTAATCACCTGAACTCAGCAAAGCGCGTGGAAATTGTCCACGAAGATGTGATTGCGTTCGAAACCGAGGACACAGAGCGGAAAATTGCTCTGGAAGTCGCCATGCAATGGACCACGGCTTACTCGGAGAGTGTTCATACTTACGCAAACACGATCAACACCCATGAGGGTGGTACCCACGAAGAGGGCTTCCGGGCAGCGTTGACGTCCCTGATCAACCGGTATGCGCGGGAAAAAGGAATTCTGAAGGAAAAGGAAGATAACCTCACGGGTGATGACATCCGTGAGGGCCTCACCGCGGTGATTTCTGTGAAAATGGCCGAACCGCAGTTTGAGGGACAGACCAAGACCAAACTCGGCAACTCCGAGGCCAAGGGCTTTGTCCAGCGCGCGGTCACGGATGAGCTTGGAGACTGGCTGGAACGTAACCCTGTTTCGGGCCGAAATGTGATCCGGAAGGCGCAGCAGGCTTCGCAGGCCCGGCTCGCCGCCCGCAAGGCCCGTGACAACGCGCGCCGCAAGAGCCCGCTGGAGTCCTTCGGTATGCCGGGCAAGTTGTCCGATTGCTCCTCCAAAGATCCTGCCAAGTGCGAGGTCTACATTGTTGAGGGTGATTCCGCCGGCGGTTCAGCCAAGCGCGGACGTGATCCGCACACCCAGGCAATCCTTCCGCTGCGTGGAAAGATTTTGAATGTGGAGCGTGCACGGCTGGACCGGGCGCTCGGCAATACGGAAGTACAGTCGATGATCACGGCCTTCGGCACGGGGATCGGCGAGGACTTTGACCTGTCGAAGTTGCGTTATCACAAGATCGTGCTCATGGCCGACGCTGATGTCGACGGCCAGCACATCACCACGCTGCTCATGACACTGCTGTTCCGCTACATGCGTCCGTTGATCGAAAACGGGCACGTGTACCTGTCTCAGCCACCGCTCTACCGCATCAAATGGTCCAACCACGCGCACGATTACGTGTACAGCGATAAGGAACGAGACGCAGTCATCGCCAAGGGGTTGGCCAGCAACCAGCGACTGCCCAAGGACAACGGTATCCAGCGGTACAAGGGTCTCGGCGAGATGGATTACACGGAATTGTGGGATACCACCATGGATCCGGATCACCGAACCCTGCTTCAGGTCACCATGGACGACGCTGCGGCCGCGGATGAGATTTTTGCGGTACTTATGGGTGAAGATGTGGAATCGCGCCGGAACTTCATCCAGCAAAACGCGAAAGACGTCAGGTTCCTTGACATCTGA